A section of the Xiphias gladius isolate SHS-SW01 ecotype Sanya breed wild chromosome 8, ASM1685928v1, whole genome shotgun sequence genome encodes:
- the LOC120793095 gene encoding uncharacterized protein LOC120793095, whose translation MAGKSSDDSFIIAKSRPPSPTLHRRLKTFGTMEEDFQDSPVDEELQCSNTEGTQEERDLDPPQDQELVRVFQDQQNQSPESFKQDGGQLNIHSNPKQVDVQDEDSTKENEFQDEVEVKDERNLHPDQHEGQMEVQGVNHNPPDVHDGHEHGGLVAEEETGESDLSPVNRDLLGPGQIRGQCLDRASPQDENQAERRLVHRGDADADQDQDLTTAAANQDGAGESGGSVPAPVISQAEESRPAPAAPVGPPASPVEPSEPPRPERPADLGIPAAVNMSTNPRLSSSSDAGDMTCSDLLSLRSDSLSLASEPTISRRVSGRRVHPVFYRLW comes from the exons ATGGCTGGGAAAAGCTCGGATGACTCTTTCATCATCGCCAAGTCGAGACCCCCA AGCCCGACTCTCCATCGACGGTTGAAGACTTTCGGGACAATGGAAGAAGATTTCCAGGACTCCCCTGTCGACGAAGAGCTCCAATGCTCCAACACTGAGGGGACACAAGAAGAACGAGATCTGGATCCACCTCAAGACCAAGAACTGGTTCGAGTGTTCCAGGATCAACAAAACCAGAGCCCTGAGAGTTTCAAACAGGATGGGGGGCAACTAAATATTCACTCTAATCCCAAACAGGTTGATGTCCAAGATGAAGAcagtacaaaagaaaatgagttCCAAGATGAAGTGGAGGTCAAAGATGAGAGAAACCTTCACCCAGATCAACATGAGGGCCAGATGGAGGTTCAGGGAGTGAACCACAATCCACCAGATGTCCACGATGGTCATGAGCACGGAGGTCTTGTTGCTGAGGAAGAAACAGGAGAGTCTGATCTGTCTCCAGTCAACCGGGATCTGTTAGGACCTGGGCAGATCAGGGGGCAGTGTCTGGACAGAG CTTCGCCTCAGGATGAGAACCAAGCCGAGCGTCGGCTAGTTCACCGCGGAGACGCCGACGcggaccaggaccaggacctgACGACTGCAGCAGCCAATCAGGACGGAGCCGGGGAGTCAGGTGGCAGCGTCCCAGCGCCGGTAATCAGTCAGGCAGAGGAG TCTCGACCAGCACCAGCTGCACCAGTTGGGCCACCAGCGAGTCCGGTAGAACCATCGGAGCCTCCGAGGCCAGAGAGACCAGCGGATCTGGGGATCCCTGCGGCTGTAAACATGTCCACAAATCCCAGGCTGAGCTCCAGCAGTGACGCAGGAGACATGACCTGCTCCGACCTCCTGTCCCTCAGGAGCGACTCCTTATCTCTGGCCAGCGAGCCGACCATCTCCAGGAGGGTGAGTGGGAGACGAGTCCACCCTGTTTTCTACCGGCTCTGGTGA